Below is a genomic region from Sorghum bicolor cultivar BTx623 chromosome 9, Sorghum_bicolor_NCBIv3, whole genome shotgun sequence.
CACGCGCCATGGACGTCGGCGACTCGCTGGCGCTGTAGTTGGTGTCGGATCCGGAGGAGCCGCTGCCGTGCCTGGAGACGGCGAGGACGAGGTCCTTGACGCCGTCGCCGGAGGCGCGGATGTGCGCGAGGATCTTGCCGAACTTGGCCTTGGGCCGCTGCGTCACGGCGATGGAGACGTCGTTGGGGAACAGGTCCTTGCGCACGAACGCGCGGTACACGGTGGTCACCAGCACGCCGGCGACGGTGACGGTCGCCACCCCGGACAGCCCCACGGCCAACGCCCGGGTGAGCACGTTGGTCACCGCCGACGCGTACACCGCCGTCGCGATGGCCACGCTCGTCATCGGGAACGTGTACGCCCACCACGCCAGCGAGAAGCGGACGCCCCTGAACAGGTTGATACGCACCACCTGTATACGTATACGTATTTACACGCTCAGCACATGCATGTTGTGTATACGTACGTGTATGGAGAACGAAGACAATAGATGTACCAGTGACATGTAGAGGAAAAGGGACGTGAAGTAGAGGATCTTGGCGGCGTAGTTGAAGTCGCCGCAGAGCCTTGCCCAGCCGACGGACGCGACGCTGGGCGCGGCGATGAAGAGGAAGAAGACCGGGTGGAGCTCCTTGGGGAGCTGCGCGTTGGTGGGTAGCCTCTGGTACAGCGTCACGAACAGCACCAGGTAGTGCACCACCCCGACGGCGAAGAAGAAGATGGGCACCTCCCGGAGCCCCATCTTGGCGCCCAGCAGCGCGCCGACGAAGTtgccgacgacggcgaggtggtTTGTCGGGTTGGCCACCTTGGACAGCCGGCGGTCGCCGCCGGACATCCACTGGCCGTAGATCTTGAGGTCGAGGAACAGGATGGGCGCCATGAGGATGTACCAGACGACGTGGTGGACGTCCGCCACCGGCTGCGGCAGGCCCTTGACGAGGAAGAGGCAGGCGATCCAGGgcgcgaagaagaagttgacgcGGATCGGGTGGTGGAACTCGCGCCGGACCGCCTCGAAGTAGAAGACGACCTTGAGGAGGTAGGTGACGGAGACGAGGAACATGAGCGCGACGGAGACCCACCAGAGCGCGTGGTTCACGGCGGGGCTCACGTGCAGGAACGCCGTCGACGGCTCCGACTGCAGCGTCTTCCACAGCATGGCCTGGCTGCTCACGCCCAGGCACATACCGAACGCGTTGATCGGGAACCGCAGCAGGAACGGCCACGTCTCGTCCTCCGGCAGCGCCGACACCTCCGTCGGCCTCAGCGTCTCGAGCTCGGGCCCTTCCAAGGCGGCGAAGTAGCGGTCGGCCGTggggacctcgccgtcgtcgtcggtgtCCGCCAGCTCCTCCTCGGAAATCATCTTGTTGGAGTTGGGGTCAGCGGCGGCGGGCTCGATTTCCACGGCTACCCCGCGGAGGTTGGACAGCTGCCGCTCCAGGCGGCCGGAGAAGGTCTTGAACTGGTCGAAGCGGCGGTCGCGCGTGCTGTCGCTGCGCGACACGGTGCGCACCCGCTGCAGCGGCGGCGGGGGTTCCTCGGTCCGGATGGTGAGCGCCGGCTGCGAGTGGTACCGCGCCTGGGTCAGCAGCTGCGGCAGCACCGCCGCCTCAGCGTTCTGATGCTGGTGCTCGTGCTCGACCGGCTGTGGCGGCGGCGCGACGCTGCGGACGGACGCGCACGCGCCGAGGTGCAGCCCCGACGGCGACGCCGGGACGCTGAAGGCGACGGAGTACCGCGGGGTCTCCGTCGCCTCCGCCGTCCTGGCAGCAGCAGCGGGGGAACCGGAAGCGCGACCTCCGTCGACGAAGGTGGCCCGcgccggcggcagcggcagcggcagccggAGCGGCTCCGGTAACGGACGCGCCCTGCTGGCGCCGTGGGCCATCCCCGCCATCTGGACGCTCTCGCTGGTGGACATGGCAGCTTGGTCGCTCGTCAGGATCGCTCAGCTCGCGTCaccggaagaggaagaggaagaggtgcGGACTACGTACACATGAAGCAGCTGCCTCGTGGAGTGGATGTGCAGCCGAGCTCGCGCTCAGCGCCCGTATATATAGAGGTCAGGACGTCAGGTGAGGAAGATGGAGGTCGAGCAGTCTGCGCGCGACGCCGGCGGTCAGTGACGCGGACGTCAGACCAGCACGTGGCCGCATCCGGAAGCTTCGTCCCTGGCACGTATCCCGATTCATATAAAAAAATTACTAAAtattataaatttatttataattttatatGAGAGGAAAAAGGCTTCGAAATTCCCTTTGTATCTGTACAGCAGTTTAGACGAatcttaatatattttttttagaaaagatgGTAAAAGCTTTTCCGCGAAAACGTGCCAGCTTAGTTTTGAAGTAAAAATTAGGTGAGAAAAATTATACAACTGAAAAAAAAAGTGTCCCACTCTCGCTGAATATCGAACAACACGAGAAACTATTCACACCTAGGTTTTCTTCTCAATAGGAATTCTGCAGCATGATGGACTTGTAGCTTGCTGTACTGTACGAATGATCCATGGAGCTCGATCTATCAGTTCATGGTCGTGCGAGTCCTGCCTACGAAGGGAATGGAGCCATGGAGGAGGAGAGAAGGGAATGGAGCCATGGAGGAGGAGAGAAGGGAATGGAGCCATGGAGGAGGAGAGAAGGGAATGGAGCCATGGAGGAGGAGAGAAGGGAATGGAGGAGGAGAGGGTGGCGCGGCGCCACTGTGCGTGCAGCTCCGCTGACGCGAGCCCTGGCTTGGTCCGGTCCGACGGAACGGACTCGGACGCGAATGCGACGTCGACCGCCACCGTGGAGAATGGAACCGCCGGTCCAATGGAAGAAAGTGCAGCAGCCGACGTCGACGCGAATGCGAATAGTGCCGTGCCGAAGGAATCGGTCTGCTGACCTGACTCCCGTGGCCGTGGGTTGCCGGCGCCGATGAAGACGGCGAACCTGGCATGGCCGGGGGAGACGTGCGTGAATGCGGGAGACTGAGAGAGGGGCCCGGCCGGTCGTATCTGGACCGTGTCGGCGACGGCGAAGAGTTCTGGTCATGGCACGGACTACACGCGTAGAAACCAAAGCATCCATTAACTACTGTCTCATCTCTCTGTTTTACAGTAGTACTCTGTTTTTCTTCACCATTCACGTACCGCCACAGTGCCACCTCTGTCCGGAATGAAATGCTAGTGAGCTAAACTATCTAAAATTTAAGTAAAGTTAgatatatattaatatttacaaCAAATaagtattatgaaaatatattccaaAACGAACCTAATAATTTTATTTGGGAATATGgtatagattttttttataaatgttatgatttttttttaaaaaaagtattGAATACGTAAAAGGTTTACGTATCTTTTTTATATTATAACTGAGAAAGAGTTACAACGATGTGCCGCCGGGGCTGCGCACTAGGGCGAGAAAAAGGATATGAAATGAGCACCCATCCCCTAGGCGAGAGAGCGGAAATTGTACTTTTTATAAGGTGGTACAACCAATTGGATCCAAGTTAAAGTTGTTATTATCAATATCAGGATATATTATTCATTGTATAAGCGTCTCTATGTACCTTATTGTATCTCATACTTATTTTCTTCTTCACATTTCTCATATATATCTCTGTCCTAGTTtaataaaatatattaatacAAAAACCTACACATCGATATTTATGACATTAAATGTCctataaaatatatttcaaaaagaatctaatgatctTACTACTTGATAAAATCATTAgattctcacttttttttttcatataagCTTCTTCTCTCACTTTAGAACAACACTCTATATACATAGCATGTGTAGGCATCCATTTATATAAGCAGCCGTCTGTCCGTGAAAGGATTTCTATTTACTAAAGGTTGTCTAATTGGTCAAAAATGATATTATTCATGAAACTACAGAGCACGTGTGTACCCATTTATATCTATTCTAGTTTTAGATAAACACCTATTCATAAATAATGGACTGCCAATTATTGTGACAcgtgttatttgtgatgttgggAGGGGACACTTATACTAGTCTAAAGTCCATATATACCTTCAACGACTACATGAAAAGACGATGTGAATACTTTTTTTAGAGAACCTCTAAGGGTACCTTAAGTCGTGTTTATGTAAGACCATTAATATAAGCTAAACCCTTTCCATTTTGTAATATAACACATCCAGTTAAGTCTTCAAAATTTGAACC
It encodes:
- the LOC8079295 gene encoding S-type anion channel SLAH2; translated protein: MSTSESVQMAGMAHGASRARPLPEPLRLPLPLPPARATFVDGGRASGSPAAAARTAEATETPRYSVAFSVPASPSGLHLGACASVRSVAPPPQPVEHEHQHQNAEAAVLPQLLTQARYHSQPALTIRTEEPPPPLQRVRTVSRSDSTRDRRFDQFKTFSGRLERQLSNLRGVAVEIEPAAADPNSNKMISEEELADTDDDGEVPTADRYFAALEGPELETLRPTEVSALPEDETWPFLLRFPINAFGMCLGVSSQAMLWKTLQSEPSTAFLHVSPAVNHALWWVSVALMFLVSVTYLLKVVFYFEAVRREFHHPIRVNFFFAPWIACLFLVKGLPQPVADVHHVVWYILMAPILFLDLKIYGQWMSGGDRRLSKVANPTNHLAVVGNFVGALLGAKMGLREVPIFFFAVGVVHYLVLFVTLYQRLPTNAQLPKELHPVFFLFIAAPSVASVGWARLCGDFNYAAKILYFTSLFLYMSLVVRINLFRGVRFSLAWWAYTFPMTSVAIATAVYASAVTNVLTRALAVGLSGVATVTVAGVLVTTVYRAFVRKDLFPNDVSIAVTQRPKAKFGKILAHIRASGDGVKDLVLAVSRHGSGSSGSDTNYSASESPTSMARGRRRAEP